From Xiphophorus hellerii strain 12219 chromosome 9, Xiphophorus_hellerii-4.1, whole genome shotgun sequence, a single genomic window includes:
- the babam1 gene encoding BRISC and BRCA1-A complex member 1, which translates to METPEPGPADGEERPVELRPRTRSNPEGAEDRRSSTGSLGGNGNPTIPQPAVGNRVEGEGEASTTDSPLSSVSTTVLATTSQAVVPPVTVSVAAGSGTAAGTTAQLSTAAVTVKERPKAPHQQPVLSTSIPPPAEYQLRVPRVNCPEKVIICLDLSEEMSLPKLESFNGSKTNALNISQKMIEMFVRTKHKIDKRHEFALVVINDDALWLSGFTSDPRELCSCLYDLETNVCESFNLEDLLNVIRQKIELPSMENVQTIPPPYVVRTVLIYSRHAGPMQFNPSEALSKMLQSPYFFFDVVYLHNGMEDQGDETSWRETYTSFCTLDSKGMCYRFEVSLSGPAIELHNCMAKLLAHPLQRPFQSHASYSLLEGDDTPDTEATV; encoded by the exons ATGGAGACTCCAGAGCCAGGCCCAGCCGATGGAGAGGAACGTCCAGTGGAGCTGCGACCCCGGACGCGCTCCAACCCCGAAGGTGCCGAGGACCGACGCAGCAGCACTGGCAGCCTCGGAGGCAACGGGAACCCGACCATACCTCAGCCGGCAGTGGGGAACCGCGTGGAGGGCGAGGGCGAAGCCTCGACCACCGACAGCCCTCTGAGCTCTGTCTCAACAACGGTTTTGGCCACTACATCTCAGGCCGTGGTTCCCCCTGTCACCGTTTCCGTGGCAGCTGGTTCTGGAACAGCAGCTGGCACCACGGCCCAGCTGTCAACTGCAGCTGTGACGGTCAAAGAACGGCCGAAGGCCCCTCACCAGCAGCCCGTCCTCAGTACGTCCATTCCTCCACCAGCAGAATACCAGCTCCGAGTTCCCAGAGTCAACTGTCCAGAGAAAGTG ATAATCTGTCTAGATCTTTCTGAAGAAATGTCCTTACCTAAGCTGGAGTCTTTTAACGG ATCTAAAACAAACGCCTTGAACATATCCCAGAAGATGATCGAGATGTTTGtgagaacaaaacacaagatCGACAAACGACACGAGTTTGCTCTGGTTGTCATCAACGATGATGCTCTGTGG CTGTCTGGCTTCACATCTGATCCCAGAGAGCTGTGCAGCTGTCTGTATGACCTGGAAACCAATGTGTGCGAGTCCTTCA ACCTGGAAGATCTCCTTAACGTCAT TCGTCAGAAGATTGAGCTGCCATCGATGGAGAACGTTCAGACCATCCCGCCTCCCTACGTGGTGCGAACTGTTCTCATCTACAGCCGCCACGCGGGGCCCATGCAGTTCAACCCTTCAGAAGCTCTCAGT AAAATGCTGCAATCTCCATATTTCTTCTTTGatgttgtttatttgcacaACGGGATGGAGGACCAAGGAGATGAGACCAGCTGGAGG GAGACCTACACTTCGTTCTGTACCCTGGACTCCAAAGGCATGTGTTATCGCTTCGAGGTTTCCCTGAGTGGACCCGCCATCGAGCTGCACAACTGCATGGCCAAACTGCTGGCTCATCCTCTGCAGAGACCGTTCCAGAGCCACGCGTCCTACAGCCTGCTGGAGGGGGACGACACCCCGGACACGGAGGCTACAGTGTAA
- the plvapb gene encoding plasmalemma vesicle associated protein b isoform X2 — translation MYSSSCSRVKLGPEARQPLYRNKGKSCGYYMRIIFFFSSLIQSLIIVSLVLLLIYGQPEKSAEEERVKKLELEFNKLSTDNMKLTKEKVELGAKLAACSAEKTALQKEMAKQQAEANFTKFRFNSKSIAPMRCPPCLPPPTYIHNTKCQELIRNETALVKSNVNQMVQNLLSQRDNAFRDRDNAIRDRDNVFRDRDVHLMEVRKLHGDKTLQEEKLTTYRRKCKEDFVQALSGIQTVTTKFLNKIDNLFPHSLTFHLTCKSQKEQLETIKSNCTNLSRDVENKFQPYLDHVGEKMTEVQWRSSQLEVQNSDLTSKLRQCEDKYKTAVAKATMDLDEQQKLHDQQLTTLLREKIDQEQQLAQKDTEIQALRQTLPSKAGRPNAAFLQTVPQQGR, via the exons ATGTACAGCTCCAGCTGCTCCCGGGTCAAGCTCGGCCCAGAGGCCCGGCAGCCGCTGTACAGAAACAAAGGAAAGAGCTGCGGCTACTACATGAggatcattttcttcttttcatccCTCATCCAGTCGCTCATCATCGTCAGCCTGGTGCTCCTGCTCATCTACGGACAGCCAGAAAAGTCTGCAGAGGAGGAGCGGGTCAAG AAGTTGGAGCTGGAATTTAACAAGCTGAGCACAGACAACATGAAACTGACAAAGGAGAAAGTCGAGCTTGGAGCAAAGCTTGCTGCTTGTTCGGCTGAGAAAACGGCTCTGCAGAAAGAGATGGCGAAGCAGCAAGCTGAGGCCAACTTCACAAAATTCAGATTCAACTCT aaaagcatCGCTCCTATGCGTTGTCCTCCCTGTCTTCCACCGCCTACATATATCC ATAACACAAAGTGTCAGGAACTCATCCGAAATGAGACAGCACTTGTTAAGTCAAACGTCAATCAGATGGTTCAGAATCTGTTGTCCCAGAGGGACAACGCCTTCAGAGATCGAGACAACGCCATCAGAGATCGAGACAACGTCTTCAGAGATCGAGACGTCCATCTCATGGAGGTCAGGAAACTGCATGGAGATAAGACTCTCCAGGAGGAGAAGCTCACCACCTACAGAAG gaAGTGCAAAGAAGACTTTGTTCAGGCTCTGAGTGGGATCCAGACTGTGACCACCAAGTTTTTGAATAAGATCGACAACCTGTTCCCTCACTCGCTGACGTTCCACCTCACCTGCAAGAGCCAGAAAGAACAACTGGAGACGATAAAAAGCAACTGCACCAACCTGTCCAGGGATGTGGAGAACAAGTTCCAGCCGTATCTGGACCATGTGGGCGAGAAG ATGACTGAGGTTCAATGGCGGTCCAGTCAGCTAGAGGTGCAAAACTCGGATCTGACCTCCAAACTGCGGCAGTGTGAAGACAAATACAAGACGGCGGTCGCTAAAGCTACCATGGATTTAGACGAGCAGCAAAAGCTTCATGATCAACAG TTAACGACATTACTGAGAGAGAAAATCGATCAGGAGCAACAACTGGCCCAGAAAGACACAGAGATTCAGGCGCTGCGTCAAACGCTGCCCAGCAAG GCTGGCCGACCAAACGCTGCTTTCCTGCAGACTGTGCCTCAGCAGGGGAGGTAG
- the ushbp1 gene encoding uncharacterized protein ushbp1 isoform X2, whose product MGSLKAPSDPGDMRPPRSSRPLVPPDLLSHRLLRRSPESSSASAAASKHPTTNQGGGGVVWTQLQEVLSSVEDSISFRRTWAAPITASDQNKDTEHLRAAQENWTKATQMLEEMERDFGISCSVGMPKDQNLNDLLDLEKHESVLRNNTPSHNEELQRAPSNIYSLEDEKNKVLHLAGLHKAWRSDRFSPSYRPPSGALSPDRPPPSYPGSPLLHRRTSRAATPLSLGGDGTPLGCVTPSSPCLSPISLESETDRLNRCIERLKARNERLTAALERRKADSEQISLKLCRLESDCSALQMALRYCEECEEAYGELLFLYEAKLQQSPSLQIHSAEPVCDMQQSAQNPEMGTEELSTSFCTAGVTEETQSHTRHRTPDPADREAILRQQIERLKRERSAICPAKPGPGAEVRLSSETGQPVGTRWGHMMKDNTKPPESKREKASLFHELISVREEMSDLRALIRLKEKELRCLEWGLMGQKSQEAAGVFIPENLRDEVEDRKTEQMFGENATKAVSDGETTSSLTRPILKELQAVLQREQALKRRLAMVHDSMNSALADGAPHRKDNAEQIARLTQAHSKALSSYRQIRRKYREQVWRLEQKVAAMMESQHSQSEAAKAAEEGAEWRKEETIL is encoded by the exons ATGGGGTCGCTAAAGGCTCCGAG TGATCCAGGAGACATGAGACCGCCACGTTCATCCAGACCTCTGGTTCCTCCGGACCTTCTGTCTCACCGGCTGCTCAGAAGGAGCCCAGAGAGCAGCTCTGCTTCTGCTGCCGCATCCAAACATCCAACAACCAACCAAG GGGGCGGCGGTGTCGTCTGGACGCAGCTGCAGGAGGTTTTATCATCAGTGGAGGACTCGATCAGCTTCAGAAGGACGTGGGCCGCTCCAATCACAGCCTCCGACCAGAACAAGGACACGGAGCACCTGAGAGCAGCTCAGGAGAACTGGACCAAAGCCACACAG ATGCTggaggagatggagagagaCTTTGGGATTTCATGTTCTGTGGGAATGCCGAAGGACCAGAACCTGAACGACTTGTTGGATCTGGAAAAACACGAATCTGTTCTCAGGAACAACACGCCGAGTCACAatgaagagctgcagagagctCCAAGTAACATTTACTCACTggaagatgagaaaaacaag GTGCTCCACCTGGCTGGTCTCCACAAGGCCTGGAGGTCTGACAGGTTTTCTCCTTCATATCGGCCTCCTTCAGGAGCTCTCAGTCCGGACCGACCGCCTCCTTCCTACCCCGGTTCACCTTTACTCCACAGAAGAACCTCCAGAGCTGCGACTCCTCTGTCTTTGGGTGGGGACGGGACTCCGCTGGGCTGCGTAACCCCAAGCAGTCCCTGCCTCAGCCCCATCAGCCTGGAATCAGAGACCGACAGACTGAACAG ATGCATTGAGAGGCTGAAGGCCAGAAACGAGCGTCTGACTGCGGCTCTGGAGCGAAGGAAGGCGGATTCGGAGCAGATCAGCCTGAAACTGTGCCGACTGGAGTCTGACTGCTCTGCCCTGCAGATGGCTCTTAGATACTG TGAGGAGTGTGAGGAAGCCTACGGCGAGCTGCTGTTTCTTTATGAAGCCAAGCTGCAGCAAAGCCCCTCTCTGCAGATACACTCAGCAG AGCCAGTGTGTGACATGCAGCAATCAGCTCAGAACCCGGAGATGGGAACTGAGGAGTTATCCACCTCCTTCTGCACAGCTGGAGTCACAGAGGAAACCCAGAGTCACACGAGGCACAG AACTCCAGATCCAGCAGACCGGGAAGCAATTCTCCGACAACAAATCGAGCGACTGAAGAGGGAACGGTCAGCCATTTGCCCAGCAAAGCCAGGTCCAGGAGCCGAGGTCAGACTGAGCTCAGAAACCGGTCAACCGGTCGGTACCAGATGGGGCCACATGATGAAGGACAACACCAAACCTCCTGAGAGCAAGAGGGAGAAAGCATCGCTGTTTCACGAGCTGATCTCAGTCAGG GAGGAGATGTCAGATCTTCGAGCTTTAATCCGTCTGAAGGAGAAGGAGCTGCGATGTCTTGAATGGGGCTTAATGGGTCAGAAGTCGCAGGAAGCAGCTGGAGTTTTCATCCCAGAAAACCTCAGAGACGAGGTGGAAGATCGGAAGACCGAACAG atgtttGGTGAAAACGCTACCAAAGCCGTTAGTGACGGCGAAACCACGAGTTCTCTGACCCGACCCATTCTGAAAGAGCTGCAGGCAGTCCTACAGAG GGAACAAGCCCTGAAGAGGAGGCTGGCCATGGTCCATGACTCGATGAACTCGGCTCTTGCAGACGGCGCCCCCCACAGGAAGGACAACGCAGAGCAGATCGCTCGCCTCACACAGGCACACAG TAAAGCCTTGAGTTCCTACAGGCAGATTCGCAGGAAGTATCGGGAGCAGGTGTGGCGGCTGGAGCAGAAGGTTGCCGCCATGATGGAGAGTCAACACAGCCAGAGTGAAGCAgccaaagctgcagaggaaggaGCGGAGTGGAGGAAGGAAGAGAcgattttataa
- the plvapb gene encoding plasmalemma vesicle associated protein b isoform X1, protein MYSSSCSRVKLGPEARQPLYRNKGKSCGYYMRIIFFFSSLIQSLIIVSLVLLLIYGQPEKSAEEERVKKLELEFNKLSTDNMKLTKEKVELGAKLAACSAEKTALQKEMAKQQAEANFTKFRFNSQKSIAPMRCPPCLPPPTYIHNTKCQELIRNETALVKSNVNQMVQNLLSQRDNAFRDRDNAIRDRDNVFRDRDVHLMEVRKLHGDKTLQEEKLTTYRRKCKEDFVQALSGIQTVTTKFLNKIDNLFPHSLTFHLTCKSQKEQLETIKSNCTNLSRDVENKFQPYLDHVGEKMTEVQWRSSQLEVQNSDLTSKLRQCEDKYKTAVAKATMDLDEQQKLHDQQLTTLLREKIDQEQQLAQKDTEIQALRQTLPSKAGRPNAAFLQTVPQQGR, encoded by the exons ATGTACAGCTCCAGCTGCTCCCGGGTCAAGCTCGGCCCAGAGGCCCGGCAGCCGCTGTACAGAAACAAAGGAAAGAGCTGCGGCTACTACATGAggatcattttcttcttttcatccCTCATCCAGTCGCTCATCATCGTCAGCCTGGTGCTCCTGCTCATCTACGGACAGCCAGAAAAGTCTGCAGAGGAGGAGCGGGTCAAG AAGTTGGAGCTGGAATTTAACAAGCTGAGCACAGACAACATGAAACTGACAAAGGAGAAAGTCGAGCTTGGAGCAAAGCTTGCTGCTTGTTCGGCTGAGAAAACGGCTCTGCAGAAAGAGATGGCGAAGCAGCAAGCTGAGGCCAACTTCACAAAATTCAGATTCAACTCT cagaaaagcatCGCTCCTATGCGTTGTCCTCCCTGTCTTCCACCGCCTACATATATCC ATAACACAAAGTGTCAGGAACTCATCCGAAATGAGACAGCACTTGTTAAGTCAAACGTCAATCAGATGGTTCAGAATCTGTTGTCCCAGAGGGACAACGCCTTCAGAGATCGAGACAACGCCATCAGAGATCGAGACAACGTCTTCAGAGATCGAGACGTCCATCTCATGGAGGTCAGGAAACTGCATGGAGATAAGACTCTCCAGGAGGAGAAGCTCACCACCTACAGAAG gaAGTGCAAAGAAGACTTTGTTCAGGCTCTGAGTGGGATCCAGACTGTGACCACCAAGTTTTTGAATAAGATCGACAACCTGTTCCCTCACTCGCTGACGTTCCACCTCACCTGCAAGAGCCAGAAAGAACAACTGGAGACGATAAAAAGCAACTGCACCAACCTGTCCAGGGATGTGGAGAACAAGTTCCAGCCGTATCTGGACCATGTGGGCGAGAAG ATGACTGAGGTTCAATGGCGGTCCAGTCAGCTAGAGGTGCAAAACTCGGATCTGACCTCCAAACTGCGGCAGTGTGAAGACAAATACAAGACGGCGGTCGCTAAAGCTACCATGGATTTAGACGAGCAGCAAAAGCTTCATGATCAACAG TTAACGACATTACTGAGAGAGAAAATCGATCAGGAGCAACAACTGGCCCAGAAAGACACAGAGATTCAGGCGCTGCGTCAAACGCTGCCCAGCAAG GCTGGCCGACCAAACGCTGCTTTCCTGCAGACTGTGCCTCAGCAGGGGAGGTAG
- the ushbp1 gene encoding uncharacterized protein ushbp1 isoform X1, producing MEDSKRSRCNSLDTSSLFNKDVLSHGDFVTFDLEASEPLIGHEPTPAEVAQCEAEVSTLLSIIADLNKKMGSLKAPSDPGDMRPPRSSRPLVPPDLLSHRLLRRSPESSSASAAASKHPTTNQGGGGVVWTQLQEVLSSVEDSISFRRTWAAPITASDQNKDTEHLRAAQENWTKATQMLEEMERDFGISCSVGMPKDQNLNDLLDLEKHESVLRNNTPSHNEELQRAPSNIYSLEDEKNKVLHLAGLHKAWRSDRFSPSYRPPSGALSPDRPPPSYPGSPLLHRRTSRAATPLSLGGDGTPLGCVTPSSPCLSPISLESETDRLNRCIERLKARNERLTAALERRKADSEQISLKLCRLESDCSALQMALRYCEECEEAYGELLFLYEAKLQQSPSLQIHSAEPVCDMQQSAQNPEMGTEELSTSFCTAGVTEETQSHTRHRTPDPADREAILRQQIERLKRERSAICPAKPGPGAEVRLSSETGQPVGTRWGHMMKDNTKPPESKREKASLFHELISVREEMSDLRALIRLKEKELRCLEWGLMGQKSQEAAGVFIPENLRDEVEDRKTEQMFGENATKAVSDGETTSSLTRPILKELQAVLQREQALKRRLAMVHDSMNSALADGAPHRKDNAEQIARLTQAHSKALSSYRQIRRKYREQVWRLEQKVAAMMESQHSQSEAAKAAEEGAEWRKEETIL from the exons atgGAG GATTCCAAAAGAAGCAGATGTAACAGCCTTGATACCAGCTCCCTGTTTAACAAGGATGTGCTGAGCCATGGTGActttgtgacctttgaccttgaAGCCTCTGAGCCTCTGATTGGCCATGAGCCCACACCAGCAGAGGTGGCTCAGTGTGAAGCAGAAGTAAGCACCCTGCTCAGCATCATCGCTGATCTAAACAAGAAGATGGGGTCGCTAAAGGCTCCGAG TGATCCAGGAGACATGAGACCGCCACGTTCATCCAGACCTCTGGTTCCTCCGGACCTTCTGTCTCACCGGCTGCTCAGAAGGAGCCCAGAGAGCAGCTCTGCTTCTGCTGCCGCATCCAAACATCCAACAACCAACCAAG GGGGCGGCGGTGTCGTCTGGACGCAGCTGCAGGAGGTTTTATCATCAGTGGAGGACTCGATCAGCTTCAGAAGGACGTGGGCCGCTCCAATCACAGCCTCCGACCAGAACAAGGACACGGAGCACCTGAGAGCAGCTCAGGAGAACTGGACCAAAGCCACACAG ATGCTggaggagatggagagagaCTTTGGGATTTCATGTTCTGTGGGAATGCCGAAGGACCAGAACCTGAACGACTTGTTGGATCTGGAAAAACACGAATCTGTTCTCAGGAACAACACGCCGAGTCACAatgaagagctgcagagagctCCAAGTAACATTTACTCACTggaagatgagaaaaacaag GTGCTCCACCTGGCTGGTCTCCACAAGGCCTGGAGGTCTGACAGGTTTTCTCCTTCATATCGGCCTCCTTCAGGAGCTCTCAGTCCGGACCGACCGCCTCCTTCCTACCCCGGTTCACCTTTACTCCACAGAAGAACCTCCAGAGCTGCGACTCCTCTGTCTTTGGGTGGGGACGGGACTCCGCTGGGCTGCGTAACCCCAAGCAGTCCCTGCCTCAGCCCCATCAGCCTGGAATCAGAGACCGACAGACTGAACAG ATGCATTGAGAGGCTGAAGGCCAGAAACGAGCGTCTGACTGCGGCTCTGGAGCGAAGGAAGGCGGATTCGGAGCAGATCAGCCTGAAACTGTGCCGACTGGAGTCTGACTGCTCTGCCCTGCAGATGGCTCTTAGATACTG TGAGGAGTGTGAGGAAGCCTACGGCGAGCTGCTGTTTCTTTATGAAGCCAAGCTGCAGCAAAGCCCCTCTCTGCAGATACACTCAGCAG AGCCAGTGTGTGACATGCAGCAATCAGCTCAGAACCCGGAGATGGGAACTGAGGAGTTATCCACCTCCTTCTGCACAGCTGGAGTCACAGAGGAAACCCAGAGTCACACGAGGCACAG AACTCCAGATCCAGCAGACCGGGAAGCAATTCTCCGACAACAAATCGAGCGACTGAAGAGGGAACGGTCAGCCATTTGCCCAGCAAAGCCAGGTCCAGGAGCCGAGGTCAGACTGAGCTCAGAAACCGGTCAACCGGTCGGTACCAGATGGGGCCACATGATGAAGGACAACACCAAACCTCCTGAGAGCAAGAGGGAGAAAGCATCGCTGTTTCACGAGCTGATCTCAGTCAGG GAGGAGATGTCAGATCTTCGAGCTTTAATCCGTCTGAAGGAGAAGGAGCTGCGATGTCTTGAATGGGGCTTAATGGGTCAGAAGTCGCAGGAAGCAGCTGGAGTTTTCATCCCAGAAAACCTCAGAGACGAGGTGGAAGATCGGAAGACCGAACAG atgtttGGTGAAAACGCTACCAAAGCCGTTAGTGACGGCGAAACCACGAGTTCTCTGACCCGACCCATTCTGAAAGAGCTGCAGGCAGTCCTACAGAG GGAACAAGCCCTGAAGAGGAGGCTGGCCATGGTCCATGACTCGATGAACTCGGCTCTTGCAGACGGCGCCCCCCACAGGAAGGACAACGCAGAGCAGATCGCTCGCCTCACACAGGCACACAG TAAAGCCTTGAGTTCCTACAGGCAGATTCGCAGGAAGTATCGGGAGCAGGTGTGGCGGCTGGAGCAGAAGGTTGCCGCCATGATGGAGAGTCAACACAGCCAGAGTGAAGCAgccaaagctgcagaggaaggaGCGGAGTGGAGGAAGGAAGAGAcgattttataa